In the Anastrepha obliqua isolate idAnaObli1 chromosome 1, idAnaObli1_1.0, whole genome shotgun sequence genome, one interval contains:
- the LOC129252859 gene encoding conserved oligomeric Golgi complex subunit 1 isoform X1: MDAANLLNLDVNTLFEQHSVPEIDIVHKKIQSVVENKREELRLMVGERYRDLLQAADTIVAMKDSSAKLIEQVESITKNCRKLNEQQLLGFKTSAPEDLMRNRNANKQLSNYFNTMVQIKLLTALPELIWTHIDEKRFYTASELFIFSRHISTGLQLDANNSLMQHLPVAKKQWEILKPFNVTIKHHVLAALEREDLSIDVAVDCLLSLLLLEKNTLNGVFNYFLNLRCTAFLSCLSETKQSGNEERRRVKDRILASLRILNSTVDLMAKCFLENGLLLQKLAELRDLNAPPTITLMHQTDAQFSYLLPEIISNFRPKIAAQTLDETQVRATLEQWLVDTRRIASTQLKQLFDFVSTMSTIKELKTEANACRKHLNFEQIVTKLQLSQTLDFFELKYIPLINQRIHDIIHDSWAKAMQTTFEALERALPDVSLSTLDIWSENVSDLPPSLEVALSEDLKVKKLLMKTKGYDAATIALCAEFDRQLEGIVSEMNVLLEEQATRAEDKLALIVFLRETAEAQLTHFLSRIKSLHLLPTQRGELIFVARCCVALVELCPNLKVCFCQRSGWRQWVGNVAANSVEHWNRVCLLLEEETFKFWQQIVVGVLEENNCENVFPSVITNDNVLEEFANWETVKLEQKDEQDATIHSTFRIPNQPRISLQSYLFALVRALNSIVPQTLPTKVLHYYNQQLLAQILQHYEKITHDKSAISQNIALQLYFDLKFLQSLFGITRDDRALNEQFSSLQNTYKDFIDPFDFELFTEHISANIKRAVSRFNCQFGVLAPWLPAHMAPVGSALLGHDKDPNVLSLSSSGSTSLWFPLLPIVTPVPAAGAEQKNTIAPDNEKPTPTRKVTATTITTTANTGGKGKSDSKTKSGAASFFGAMSQDWFR; this comes from the exons ATGGATGCGGCCAATTTATTGAATCTGGACGTGAACACGCTGTTCGAGCAGCACAGTGTGCCGGAGATCGACATCGTTCACAAGAAAATCCAGTCGGTTGTCGAAAACAAGCGGGAGGAGCTGCGCTTGATGGTTGG CGAACGTTATCGCGATTTGCTGCAGGCTGCCGATACTATTGTGGCGATGAAAGACTCCAGTGCGAAGCTTATTGAACAGGTGGAATCCATTACTAAGAATTGTCGCAAACTTAACGAGCAGCAACTGTTGGGCTTCAAGACAAGTGCACCCGAAGACTTGATGCGAAATCGCAATGCAAATAAGCAGCTGAGTAATTACTTCAATACTATGGTGCAGATCAAGCTGTTGACTGCGTTGCCCGAATTAATATGGACGCACATTGATGAGAAGCGTTTCTACACGGCCAGTGAGTTGTTCATTTTTAGCAGGCACATAAGCACGGGGTTGCAGCTGGATGCGAACAACTCATTGATGCAACATCTGCCCGTAGCCAAAAAGCAGTGGGAAATATTAAAACCATTCAATGTGACAATAAAACACCACGTTTTGGCCGCTTTGGAACGCGAAGATCTGAGCATCGATGTGGCCGTCGATTGTTTACTCAGCTTGTTGCTATTAGAAAAGAATACTTTGAACggagtttttaattattttctcaaTTTGCGCTGCACGGCGTTCCTCAGTTGCTTGAGCGAAACCAAGCAAAGTGGGAATGAAGAGCGAAGACGTGTGAAAGATCGGATATTAGCAAGCTTGCGGATACTAAACAGCACCGTTGATCTGATGGCCAAATGCTTCTTAg AAAATGGCTTGCTGCTGCAAAAGTTGGCTGAGCTCAGAGACCTAAATGCACCGCCTACAATAACGTTAATGCACCAAACTGATGCGCAGTTTTCCTATTTGCTGCCGGAAATAATTTCGAATTTTCGCCCGAAGATCGCTGCACAAACATTGGACGAGACACAGGTGCGTGCTACGCTTGAACAATGGCTGGTGGATACCAGACGCATTGCCAGCACGCAACTGAAGCAACTTTTTGATTTCGTCTCGACAATGAGTACCATCAAAGAACTAAAAACAGAAGCAAATGCCTGCAGAAAACATCTGAATTTCGAGCAAATTGTTACGAAACTGCAGCTCTCGCAAACACTAGACTTCTTCGAGCTAAAATACATACCTCTCATTAACCAGCGCATCCATGACATTATCCACGATAGTTGGGCGAAAGCAATGCAAACCACCTTCGAAGCATTGGAACGCGCACTACCAGATGTTAGTTTGAGCACTTTGGACATTTGGTCGGAAAATGTAAGTGATTTGCCGCCTAGTTTGGAGGTCGCCTTATCCGAGGACCTCAAAGTTAAGAAATTGTTGATGAAAACAAAGGGTTACGATGCAGCCACCATCGCGCTATGTGCCGAATTCGACCGGCAATTGGAAGGCATTGTTTCTGAGATGAATGTGCTGTTGGAGGAGCAGGCGACACGTGCAGAAGATAAGCTTGCGTTGATAGTGTTTTTGCGTGAGACCGCCGAGGCGCAGTTGACACACTTTCTTAGCCGTATAAAGAGCCTGCACCTCCTGCCGACTCAGCGTGGTGAACTCATATTCGTGGCACGTTGCTGTGTGGCACTGGTTGAGTTGTGCCCCAACTTGAAGGTTTGTTTCTGCCAGCGCAGCGGTTGGCGCCAGTGGGTAGGGAATGTGGCCGCAAATAGTGTAGAGCACTGGAATCGAGTATGCCTGTTGCTTGAGGAAGAAACGTTCAAATTTTGGCAACAAATTGTAGTGGGAGTACTGGAAGAAAACAACTGCGAAAATGTGTTTCCTAGTGTTATTACAAACGACAACGTTTTGGAGGAATTCGCG aATTGGGAAACTGTTAAGCTAGAGCAAAAAGACGAGCAAGATGCCACCATACACTCCACTTTTCGCATTCCCAACCAACCGCGCATATCACTGCAGTCGTATCTTTTTGCATTGGTGCGCGCGCTAAACTCAATAGTACCACAAACTCTGCCCACAAAAGTGCTGCACTACTACAACCAGCAACTGTTGGCACAAATCCTACAGCACTACGAAAAAATCACGCACGACAAGTCGGCGATCAGCCAAAATATCGCTTTGCAACTGTATTTCGATTTAAAATTTCTGCAAAGCTTATTTGGCATTACGCGTGACGACCGTGCACTGAACGAACAATTCAGCAGTTTACAAAACACCTACAAGGACTTCATTGATCCCTTCGATTTCGAGCTATTCACCGAGCATATCTCGGCAAACATCAAAAGGGCTGTGTCGCGCTTCAATTGTCAATTTGGTGTGTTGGCACCATGGCTGCCGGCGCACATGGCTCCCGTTGGATCTGCGTTGCTAGGACACGACAAGGATCCGAATGTGTTGAGTTTAAGTTCGAGCGGATCAACGTCGCTGTGGTTCCCATTGTTGCCAATTGTAACGCCAGTTCCCGCTGCTGGTGCAGAGCAGAAAAACACTATTGCTCCGGATAATGAAAAG CCTACGCCAACACGTAAAGTTACTGCaaccacaataacaacaacggcGAACACAGGAGGTAAAGGCAAAAGTGATTCCAAAACGAAGTCCGGTGCTGCTTCTTTCTTTGGCGCTATGTCACAGGATTGGTTTCGATAG
- the LOC129252859 gene encoding conserved oligomeric Golgi complex subunit 1 isoform X2 has protein sequence MDAANLLNLDVNTLFEQHSVPEIDIVHKKIQSVVENKREELRLMVGERYRDLLQAADTIVAMKDSSAKLIEQVESITKNCRKLNEQQLLGFKTSAPEDLMRNRNANKQLSNYFNTMVQIKLLTALPELIWTHIDEKRFYTASELFIFSRHISTGLQLDANNSLMQHLPVAKKQWEILKPFNVTIKHHVLAALEREDLSIDVAVDCLLSLLLLEKNTLNGVFNYFLNLRCTAFLSCLSETKQSGNEERRRVKDRILASLRILNSTVDLMAKCFLENGLLLQKLAELRDLNAPPTITLMHQTDAQFSYLLPEIISNFRPKIAAQTLDETQVRATLEQWLVDTRRIASTQLKQLFDFVSTMSTIKELKTEANACRKHLNFEQIVTKLQLSQTLDFFELKYIPLINQRIHDIIHDSWAKAMQTTFEALERALPDVSLSTLDIWSENVSDLPPSLEVALSEDLKVKKLLMKTKGYDAATIALCAEFDRQLEGIVSEMNVLLEEQATRAEDKLALIVFLRETAEAQLTHFLSRIKSLHLLPTQRGELIFVARCCVALVELCPNLKVCFCQRSGWRQWVGNVAANSVEHWNRVCLLLEEETFKFWQQIVVGVLEENNCENVFPSVITNDNVLEEFANWETVKLEQKDEQDATIHSTFRIPNQPRISLQSYLFALVRALNSIVPQTLPTKVLHYYNQQLLAQILQHYEKITHDKSAISQNIALQLYFDLKFLQSLFGITRDDRALNEQFSSLQNTYKDFIDPFDFELFTEHISANIKRAVSRFNCQFGVLAPWLPAHMAPVGSALLGHDKDPNVLSLSSSGSTSLWFPLLPIVTPVPAAGAEQKNTIAPDNEKNVFFDL, from the exons ATGGATGCGGCCAATTTATTGAATCTGGACGTGAACACGCTGTTCGAGCAGCACAGTGTGCCGGAGATCGACATCGTTCACAAGAAAATCCAGTCGGTTGTCGAAAACAAGCGGGAGGAGCTGCGCTTGATGGTTGG CGAACGTTATCGCGATTTGCTGCAGGCTGCCGATACTATTGTGGCGATGAAAGACTCCAGTGCGAAGCTTATTGAACAGGTGGAATCCATTACTAAGAATTGTCGCAAACTTAACGAGCAGCAACTGTTGGGCTTCAAGACAAGTGCACCCGAAGACTTGATGCGAAATCGCAATGCAAATAAGCAGCTGAGTAATTACTTCAATACTATGGTGCAGATCAAGCTGTTGACTGCGTTGCCCGAATTAATATGGACGCACATTGATGAGAAGCGTTTCTACACGGCCAGTGAGTTGTTCATTTTTAGCAGGCACATAAGCACGGGGTTGCAGCTGGATGCGAACAACTCATTGATGCAACATCTGCCCGTAGCCAAAAAGCAGTGGGAAATATTAAAACCATTCAATGTGACAATAAAACACCACGTTTTGGCCGCTTTGGAACGCGAAGATCTGAGCATCGATGTGGCCGTCGATTGTTTACTCAGCTTGTTGCTATTAGAAAAGAATACTTTGAACggagtttttaattattttctcaaTTTGCGCTGCACGGCGTTCCTCAGTTGCTTGAGCGAAACCAAGCAAAGTGGGAATGAAGAGCGAAGACGTGTGAAAGATCGGATATTAGCAAGCTTGCGGATACTAAACAGCACCGTTGATCTGATGGCCAAATGCTTCTTAg AAAATGGCTTGCTGCTGCAAAAGTTGGCTGAGCTCAGAGACCTAAATGCACCGCCTACAATAACGTTAATGCACCAAACTGATGCGCAGTTTTCCTATTTGCTGCCGGAAATAATTTCGAATTTTCGCCCGAAGATCGCTGCACAAACATTGGACGAGACACAGGTGCGTGCTACGCTTGAACAATGGCTGGTGGATACCAGACGCATTGCCAGCACGCAACTGAAGCAACTTTTTGATTTCGTCTCGACAATGAGTACCATCAAAGAACTAAAAACAGAAGCAAATGCCTGCAGAAAACATCTGAATTTCGAGCAAATTGTTACGAAACTGCAGCTCTCGCAAACACTAGACTTCTTCGAGCTAAAATACATACCTCTCATTAACCAGCGCATCCATGACATTATCCACGATAGTTGGGCGAAAGCAATGCAAACCACCTTCGAAGCATTGGAACGCGCACTACCAGATGTTAGTTTGAGCACTTTGGACATTTGGTCGGAAAATGTAAGTGATTTGCCGCCTAGTTTGGAGGTCGCCTTATCCGAGGACCTCAAAGTTAAGAAATTGTTGATGAAAACAAAGGGTTACGATGCAGCCACCATCGCGCTATGTGCCGAATTCGACCGGCAATTGGAAGGCATTGTTTCTGAGATGAATGTGCTGTTGGAGGAGCAGGCGACACGTGCAGAAGATAAGCTTGCGTTGATAGTGTTTTTGCGTGAGACCGCCGAGGCGCAGTTGACACACTTTCTTAGCCGTATAAAGAGCCTGCACCTCCTGCCGACTCAGCGTGGTGAACTCATATTCGTGGCACGTTGCTGTGTGGCACTGGTTGAGTTGTGCCCCAACTTGAAGGTTTGTTTCTGCCAGCGCAGCGGTTGGCGCCAGTGGGTAGGGAATGTGGCCGCAAATAGTGTAGAGCACTGGAATCGAGTATGCCTGTTGCTTGAGGAAGAAACGTTCAAATTTTGGCAACAAATTGTAGTGGGAGTACTGGAAGAAAACAACTGCGAAAATGTGTTTCCTAGTGTTATTACAAACGACAACGTTTTGGAGGAATTCGCG aATTGGGAAACTGTTAAGCTAGAGCAAAAAGACGAGCAAGATGCCACCATACACTCCACTTTTCGCATTCCCAACCAACCGCGCATATCACTGCAGTCGTATCTTTTTGCATTGGTGCGCGCGCTAAACTCAATAGTACCACAAACTCTGCCCACAAAAGTGCTGCACTACTACAACCAGCAACTGTTGGCACAAATCCTACAGCACTACGAAAAAATCACGCACGACAAGTCGGCGATCAGCCAAAATATCGCTTTGCAACTGTATTTCGATTTAAAATTTCTGCAAAGCTTATTTGGCATTACGCGTGACGACCGTGCACTGAACGAACAATTCAGCAGTTTACAAAACACCTACAAGGACTTCATTGATCCCTTCGATTTCGAGCTATTCACCGAGCATATCTCGGCAAACATCAAAAGGGCTGTGTCGCGCTTCAATTGTCAATTTGGTGTGTTGGCACCATGGCTGCCGGCGCACATGGCTCCCGTTGGATCTGCGTTGCTAGGACACGACAAGGATCCGAATGTGTTGAGTTTAAGTTCGAGCGGATCAACGTCGCTGTGGTTCCCATTGTTGCCAATTGTAACGCCAGTTCCCGCTGCTGGTGCAGAGCAGAAAAACACTATTGCTCCGGATAATGAAAAG aatgttttctttgatttgtaG